Proteins encoded together in one Larus michahellis chromosome 4, bLarMic1.1, whole genome shotgun sequence window:
- the CALM1 gene encoding calmodulin-1, which translates to MADQLTEEQIAEFKEAFSLFDKDGDGTITTKELGTVMRSLGQNPTEAELQDMINEVDADGNGTIDFPEFLTMMARKMKDTDSEEEIREAFRVFDKDGNGYISAAELRHVMTNLGEKLTDEEVDEMIREADIDGDGQVNYEEFVQMMTAK; encoded by the exons atg GCTGATCAGCTGACTGAAGAACAGATTGCTG AATTCAAGGAAGCCTTTTCCCTATTTGACAAAGATGGTGATGGTACTATTACAACAAAAGAACTGGGAACTGTCATGAGATCACTGGGTCAAAATCCAACAGAAGCAGAATTGCAGGATATGATCAACGAGGTAGATGCTGATG GCAATGGCACTATCGACTTCCCTGAATTTTTAACCATGATGGCCAGAAAAATGAAGGACACAGACAGCGAGGAAGAAATCCGTGAGGCATTCCGAGTCTTTGACAAG GATGGCAATGGCTATATCAGTGCAGCAGAACTACGTCACGTTATGACAAACTTAGGAGAAAAGCTAACAGATGAAGAAGTAGATGAAATGATCAGAGAAGCAGACATTGACGGGGATGGGCAAGTCAACTATGAAG AATTCGTACAGATGATGACTGCAAAGTGA